A single window of Malus sylvestris chromosome 5, drMalSylv7.2, whole genome shotgun sequence DNA harbors:
- the LOC126624354 gene encoding uncharacterized protein LOC126624354, which translates to MASSSISGSAGVFKLIVSLKRFLGSSECFVGSFGRKNTEIGKFKVWPELSRRCPAKPRRVRCRASFRRVQRLSRLFPVNSRRFKGRDRNRRNQSGEPRKKTRVGARGPTLWAARGGASSLRTARG; encoded by the exons gagtttttaagctcatagtgagcttaaaGAGGTTCttaggaagctcggagtgcttcgttggaagttttggacGCAAAAACACAGAGATCggaaagttcaaagtttggcctgAACTTTCGAGGCGTTGcccggccaaaccacggagaGTTAGATGTCGTGCGAG tttccggcgagtccaacggctttcgaggctttttccggtGAATTCCAGGCGATTTAAGGGTCGAGACAG aaaccggcgaaaCCAGTCCGGTGAGCCGAGGAAGAAGACGCGAGTGGGCGCGCGTGGACCGACACTTTgggcggcgcgtgggggcgcgtccaGCCTCCGAACGGCGCGTGGTTGA